One genomic window of Vicinamibacteria bacterium includes the following:
- a CDS encoding 4Fe-4S dicluster domain-containing protein, whose amino-acid sequence MKQYFLDIGDALFTVAKGMAVTMRHLFQRNVTQQYTADEMPEERWRSTFSSKTQEPIVPQGLLNDRSRMRLHVKIEDCIGCKQCEKACPVDCIYITTEKRAKDALPIFAADGTAIKQSVVQFDIDMSLCCYCQLCVYP is encoded by the coding sequence GATGCGCTCTTCACCGTCGCCAAGGGTATGGCGGTGACCATGCGGCACCTGTTCCAGCGAAATGTTACCCAGCAGTACACCGCGGACGAGATGCCCGAGGAGCGATGGAGGTCGACCTTCTCTTCGAAAACCCAGGAGCCCATCGTTCCCCAGGGCCTGCTCAACGACCGCTCTCGTATGCGCCTTCACGTCAAGATCGAGGATTGCATCGGCTGCAAGCAATGCGAGAAAGCCTGCCCGGTCGACTGCATCTACATCACCACGGAGAAGAGGGCCAAGGACGCGCTCCCGATCTTCGCCGCCGACGGCACCGCAATCAAGCAAAGCGTCGTGCAGTTCGACATCGACATGTCGCTGTGCTGTTACTGCCAGCTTTGCGTCTACCC